In a single window of the Dryobates pubescens isolate bDryPub1 chromosome Z, bDryPub1.pri, whole genome shotgun sequence genome:
- the CETN3 gene encoding centrin-3 → MSLALRNELSVDKTKKKKRRELTEEQKQEIKDAFELFDTDKDRAINYHELKVAMRALGFDVKKADVLKILKDYDREATGKITFEDFNEVVTDWILDRDPQEEILKAFKLFDDDDSGKISLRNLRRVARELGENMSDEELRAMIEEFDKDGDGEINQEEFIAIMTGDI, encoded by the exons ATGAGCTTGGCCTTGAG GAATGAGCTTTCAGTAGACAAaactaaaaagaagaaaagaagagaactCACTGAAGAACAGAAGCAAGAAATTAAAGATGCCTTTGAGTTGTTTGATACAGACAAAGATAGAGCAATAAATTACCATGAATTAAAG GTGGCAATGAGAGCCTTGGGTTTTGATGTGAAAAAAGCTGATGTACTGAAAATACTCAAAGATTATGACCGAGAAGCGACGGGCAAGATCACTTTTGAAGATTTCAATGAAGTTG TGACAGACTGGATATTGGATAGAGACCCACAGGAAGAAATACTCAAGGCATTCAAGTtatttgatgatgatgattctGGCAAAATAAGTCTGAGAAACCTGCGCCGGGTTGCTAGAGAATTGGGTGAAAATATGTCTGATGAAGAACTACGGGCTATGATTGAAGAATTTGAtaaggatggagatggagaaa TCAACCAAGAAGAATTTATTGCAATTATGACTGGAGATATTTAG